A stretch of Zymoseptoria tritici IPO323 chromosome 1, whole genome shotgun sequence DNA encodes these proteins:
- the MgFAE2 gene encoding putative ferulic acid Esterase/Feruloyl esterase (Ferulic Acid Esterase/Feruloyl Esterase (Lower Signal P secretion value)), translated as MLPLLSSARTLDCSISAFQAILPSTATVVSANWQADNSTFQVPSSNVAYPVSPTNLRALCAVEVNVTSSLTSAYGFGLFLPREWNTRFLAVGNGGFAGGVNWLDMGAGVGYGFAVMSTDTGHSSVSTDGRWALNEESVNDWGYRAMHGSVVLAKDIVEAYYSSPPVFNYFSGCSTGGRQGLKEVELYPEDFDGVLAGAPAWWTSHLQPWTVNIALYNLPNTTAGHIPRSLFPAIEAEVLRQCDGADGLVDSIISSPRECNFSSEALLCGSDTVSQTRAGCLTAPQLGTLSRIYADYYGTNHTFVLPGLELGSEAQWEVLLGGNEPAGLGTDYVRYFLLKDPDWDFNDYNDSIVDIADKLQPGNATVGLDLSAFHAKGGKLLQYHGMADALIPTGSSSLYYTDVARTLRPRGVDLDSWYRHFLVPGMQHCSGTPAGVEAPWYFAGANQAGRLGTGVSGVPGFRDPEHDALLALMEWTEKGQAPDRIIATKWKSDALHDEVLRQRPLCPYPHTAKYGGNGDPDLAESWACDGLFVLQQQ; from the exons ATGTTGCCACTGCTATCCTCCGCCCGAACACTCGATTGCAGCATCTCCGCCTTTCAAGCCATCCTCCCATCCACCGCCACAGTCGTGTCCGCAAACTGGCAGGCCGACAATTCCACCTTCCAGGTTCCGAGCAGTAACGTCGCATATCCAGTCTCGCCAACGAATCTTCGAGCTCTGTGCGCGGTGGAAGTCAATGTCACGTCGAGTCTGACTTCGGCGTATGGCTTTGGACTTTTCTTGCCTCGGGAATGGAACACACGCTTCTTGGCGGTAGGAAATGGAGGGTTTGCGGGAGGTGTGAATTGGCTTGATATG GGCGCCGGAGTAGGGTACGGTTTCGCCGTGATGTCAACAGATACAGGGCACAGCTCTGTCTCCACAGACGGAAGGTGGGCCCTGAACGAGGAATCAGTCAATGACTGGGGCTATCGCGCCATGCATGGCTCCGTGGTATTGGCGAAGGACATCGTCGAAGCGTACTACAGCTCTCCGCCGGTGTTCAACTACTTCTCGGGATGCTCGACTGGTGGCCGGCAAGGCTTGAAGGAGGTTGAGCTGTACCCTGAGGACTTTGACGGTGTCCTAGCCGGTGCTCCTGCCTGGTGGACGAGCCATCTCCAACCT TGGACGGTCAATATTGCGCTATACAACTTGCCGAACACGACTGCGGGACACATCCCGCGGAGTCTGTTCCCAGCCATCGAAGCTGAGGTCCTTCGACAGTGCGATGGAGCTGATGGACTCGTCGACAGCATCATCTCCAGTCCACGAGAATGTAACTTCTCATCTGAAGCACTTCTCTGCGGCTCAGATACTGTCAGCCAGACGCGTGCGGGTTGTCTCACGGCGCCACAGCTCGGAACACTCTCTCGGATCTATGCAGACTACTATGGTACCAATCACACATTCGTGCTCCCAGGTCTTGAGCTCGGTAGTGAAGCTCAATGGGAGGTTTTGTTGGGTGGCAATGAACCTGCTGGCCTAGGAACAGACTATGTTCGGTACTTTCTCCTGAAAGATCCGGATTGGGACTTCAACGACTACAACGACAGCATTGTGGACATCGCCGACAAGCTCCAGCCGGGTAATGCCACCGTCGGACTTGACCTCAGCGCTTTTCACGCGAAGGGCGGGAAGCTGTTGCAGTACCACGGCATGGCGGATGCACTCATCCCGACCGGATCATCGAGTCTCTACTACACGGATGTCGCCAGAACGTTGCGACCGCGGGGAGTCGATCTGGACTCGTGGTATCGGCACTTCCTTGTCCCAGGTATGCAACATTGCTCAGGCACTCCAGCGGGAGTCGAAGCGCCGTGGTACTTCGCCGGTGCGAACCAAGCAGGTCGACTCGGAACTGGAGTCAGTGGCGTTCCTGGCTTTAGAGATCCTGAGCACGATGCTTTGCTCGCGCTTATGGAGTGGACGGAGAAAGGCCAAGCCCCTGACCGCATTATCGCGACCAAGTGGAAGAGCGATGCGCTGCACGATGAGGTACTGAGGCAGAGACCGCTGTGCCCGTATCCTCATACGGCCAAGTATGGCGGCAATGGTGATCCGGATCTGGCGGAGAGTTGGGCGTGCGACGGTTTGTTTGTCCTGCAGCAGCAATAG